The Aphis gossypii isolate Hap1 unplaced genomic scaffold, ASM2018417v2 Contig00260_ERROPOS192875, whole genome shotgun sequence DNA window CATTTTCAGGTCCTATAACCCTGAGGAAGcagatttaaaaaagtgtattaatttattagtgcaTGTCTGCATACGTTATGCTGGCTAGCATATCTGCCTGCTTCAACCAGCAACTCATTCACAACCAACTAGTCAACGTATAATAAGAACaggtactataaaattttgtaatttttataggtagaattttttttttttaatgatccaTGATGAATGTAGGtaggatgtaaaaaaaaaaaaaaaaaactaaaacgatttttttatttttataataattttaataattatatttaattattcaaaagatATTAGCCGGACCTCCTGGTCCTCCTCCACCTCCATATGACTTTCTTGTTTGTTCTACAAcagaattagataatattttgtatttactatagttttatgaatAGTGTATATGTGATAGGCATATAGTCAAAtcagacattttattaaattacattttgtataatttcacTATCATcactaatggttttttttttatatatatataaattaattagtacctaataattaataaagaaaatatcgttatattttttaatttcttaaaatcatttaactaaATGTCTAGACTGGtagtaatgaaattataaaaaaatgaacttattTGACTAATTGTCATTTAGTAAATGCTTAGTTTgactatgacataatatttttataaacttattcttCAGTGTATACACATATTCTTTTGTGGTACACTATTGTGGTGTTTGAAGTTGATAGttatcctatttttttttttttttatgaacatcagtgatattcagaattttttttggagAGAGGGTGGTTGTTTAGTTAgttacattacaaaaaaaaatccttaataaatacacatttaatgtTTGGTTGCAAATATTGAGAGTCTGAATGTAGTggaatgtattttgatattgtgtGATTATGAAAACCAAAAGTGAgccattttagttatttcaatCATGGGCGTCCATAGGTAACattttagggggggggggtgtcaaaataaaaaaaattctcaaatgtaagttaataaagataataatatattatggtaaatttattgagctacaagtccataatatttttgtccaGGGGGGCAAGTGCCCTATCTTGCCCCCCCCCAATGGGCGCCCATGATTTCAATTGAATtgcaatatcaataattgcactatcatatacttattatttaattaactatagagtaatttaatatttcctgAAGTTTGAATTTTTCTCTTGGATATTCcactgataaataaattaaatgaagacatggtttgattataattaacaggaacttagtataaatattattgtatttaaatattcgataCGTGCATTTTAAAAGATGaccgttgttttttatttatatattatacaaaaaaaagtacgtATAATGCTTAACAGTGTGTACTTATCGtgagttaatttaattgttgggCAAGGGATCCCGTACAGGTATTCATGACATCAGTGACAATGTCACacaaatatatcttattggataatattttgagattaaaattagtaaacgAATGAActgagtataaaatacaaattactatgTCTATACTATttgaaagatatttaaatcagtggtttaattttttttgacactGTGAACTAATTTGAGAACTTTCGATACGTCACAGAccactatacattttagactTATTTATTCTCATAGCcaagaatcaattttttacacattttagaatttaggttatgaataaataaaatatagtgaaatTTCTTAtagcttacatattataataataaataataataatataatatataatataatatataataataataatgtttgttattgttcaagtttaagtaaaagttttacatttatcaacaatttaacacaaattactattattaaaaaaatgtatattgtattattatttttatcaaaagtaaattaaaattataaaatacgttaatGTGATTTTTGGGCTTGTATTTCCTTTactaataaagatattaaattaatataattaatataaaattaaaatatttgtttaaaattttgtaggtaggtatggtTTGCGGACCATAGGTTGGTGGGAACCTCTGATTTAAGTATACtatggtatatgtatatgatgggtttcaaacacatttagttacagaaattataaaagcatttgtattttccaattttatttaggaatttaaattataatgatttataaatattatttttaataaatcctattctattatttttcttttataacttcaatataataggtactaaaaattaaaaatataattttaatcctgaACTGGTTCATAAAACGTCACTCCGATGTAAATTTGTTCAAGAATTACTTACGACTGCAAAtcttatgaaacattttttaaacatcgcaaattatattatgcatttaaaaaattctaattgttTGTGTACTAATATTACTTatccagtaaaaaaataaaatataaaataaagttacgtcaatattgtacttacatttgctatttgaatatagttttttttttttttttttactgtgttGTTGCTTCAACGTTGAGTCAAACTCGAATGGTCCAAATAGTCcaattattttcgtaatttaacGTGTGTGCCAAAATCGGAAGTTTATCTCTACTGATAAATGTCTCAGGTAATGTGTCAGGTCcttgacaatttattttttttttttaattagttatcatTACCTATCGTAATTTATTGCCTGTACTCGCTGTATAATTTTACCAGTTTTCTACCGATGCTGTTCGGTGTGGGTCAAAGTCATAGATACTATTCATTGTTATATCTAATGTTTTGGCCTTTTGAAATTCCAGCCGTCGTATTACTAATTGGTGACACGCGCGacgaaaatatcaaaatacatttcttttggatttttgaaattgtaatcgTTATCTTAGTAATTGCTGACACGcgcaacaaaatatcaaaatacttttttttctataccttCCTTTCTACCTATAGTTATTGGCAACAACTAttcgattatatattttattttaaattctgtaaatTCTGATTTAGTGTGTTTTTAGCAATCGATGTGAAAGGGACTTGTTttcatacacatttatatatctaataaatacattgttttctGGTGAGTAACTACTAACTACTTAAgtttataatcttaatatcTACCTAGTAGGttggtacatactacataggtGCAGTGGTATGTTTACGGGAGGTGATCCGAAAGATATATCATGTTTTAGATCCATACtttgattttgaatgaaatttatttaatattattatttgtatattgtttggGCCTCTTcttctgttttaataatattgtagcctATAGTAGTGGAGCTtgcttaattgtaaatatcagTTTGCGTTGGTATTTAAAGCTTGATAATACtacacaaaaatcaaattataattataatttggtctccatattatgtttttttataaattatttataactatagatttatacaaattattataagtttatatgcttcaataattttcaaatgctaaactgaatattatgctcagtaaaaaaaattgtgaatcgATGTTTTTAGAAACGTCACGAgtcatattttagattctgaacgaagtgatgaatgtattgattttacaatggtttttttttttttttcttttgaaattgagatattagtaaaaacgtatatacctactataatagtcATATCATGTGTTTTTGAGTGAAAAAAACCGACTATAGgtgtagtattattagtaggtgtatgatatattttaataagtacttttcttaaattaatttatttttcaaaaatatttatattctacagtttttatcaattatccaaaagctttaaataattgactcaTGACGTTTTTGCAATCATCggattcgtatatatatattatatatatattatattagtacctatgtcAAGAATTTCCTCATGtatgagaataatttttttcgtttatcaagttgtgtagtgtgtatttacattgtacattttatgaatacagCAATTAACTAAAAGTTAATCGCTGAAGAAAAGtccgttttaaaaaaagtttgacaaAAAGTCCGGATTCAGTTTTTATAGTCGGACAAAAATTCTTAGCACATTATTTAGTTTCTAACAAAAATtcggaaaatacaaaatattctttataactaatatttttttttctattttcttattcttattatttcgtataactaaaaaaaataaaacggaaatctactatagttaattacctatatattatattatattaaatatctcttAGATCGTATATGATCTAAATTCTAAGATATATCTATCGCTATGATATGTGGCTGTATGCAGGCCCGGATTAAAATTATCGTAGGCCCTAGGCACAATGTCTCTAATACTTATGCCTaaccttaaaattttttttaccccacatatacgagtatataaaattaaattgtcaaaaaccataaaaaaaacttattttagacaaaattgcatataaaatctttattcCTCGTAAATACAAAgtattgtaacaaaaaaaaaaaattaataataattataataacaatattgtatattatattacataaatataacattatagtatttatagttataaaacttttttccgacattttttgtttgcaaatgattcaattatattttcggTATCGATTTCTTGGAGCAATTCGTATTCAATTGCAAGTACTGATAATGAAGATAATTTATCTTGCCTAATAGTCGATCGCTGCCAATTCTTTACCctctttaaaattgaaaatgatctTTCGCCTTCGCACGAAGTCCCAAAAATCGATAAATATATTCTGAAAGCAATATTTACATTTGGGAAACTTGTTaccattttagtattaatttgttttattagcatttCATTGACAGACATTCCACTTTCTCGAAaactcttaaaaattaaaaattcattaacaaATGCAGATTCCAAATCAGTTTTATAGGcttcaactaaattatttgcctttatttttatttcttcatcTTTCAAACTATCGttggttaaaaaattaaatctttcgTCTAATCTTAAATAAgctttttttcgtttttccaTTTCTACAATCAATTTgtcaattataacataaaatgtttgaattttgaatttttctctAGCACTCATTTGATCTACAGCATCAATTGCACTACCATCATATACTGAGACTTTATGTTTACGTTTTCTAGATTCTAATTCAGAATAATCCGACAAACcggaaacttttatttttgctttttcttcaaataaatcaaattcttCGGCGCttctcatatttttaaaatatgatagaaGACTATTATAAAGGTTAACAACTGTACAGATCTCAATACCAGGTGTTTGTAACgatttgtttacaatattaacttGTTGTAAAATGTCATTCCAAATAATGGACATGAGAACAGTTTCGAGAcgattaagttttttaacaaGAGACTTAGCTTCATTAACAGCAGTAGGAGGCTGTGTTTCTGATaatgaaatatcaattaatgttTGACGGATTTCTTCATAATTATGTGACAATGCTTTAGTCGCATCACTTCGAGCAGACCATCTTGTTTCAGATAGACTTTTTACTACAAAAACAGattctttcatattttttaacattattgacCATCTTTGAGGCGATGCTGATAAAAACGTGTAAATTGATTGAACCacactaaaaaattttatggcTTCAGTACAACATTCAACAGTAACAGATCCTACTAAGTTTAAACTATGTGCGGCACAAGGAACCCACTctgctaatttatttatttcacgaAAACGAGCTTGAACTCCTGAGTATATTCCACTCATATTACTGGCGTTATCGTAAGATTGAGAACGGCATTTTGATATGTCAATATTGTTATCGTTgagcattttatttaatacatcaaaaagGTATTTACCATCATGCTGTTCGATAGGAACAAAACCAAGAAACCTCTCTACGACTTTTCCTCGACCAATGGTGGTGTAACGAATAATAATCGTTAATTGATCAATATGCGCTATATCAGGTGTCGAATCAATActtataccaaaatattttgtttcttttatttcagaaataattttcaaatttagagTAGTAGCTAGAATGTTTATAAACTCGTTGCATATTGTAGATGACATATACGACACTTTTCCTTTACCTGGATTTCCAAACTTTTTTATGTGCTCTTCAAGAAAAGGATCAAAATTAGAAAGAAGTTCAAGGCAACCTaaataattaccattttttgGACAGCCAAATATTTCCGAATCTCCTCTAAAAGCTAATCCTCTAgacgataaaaatttaattactgcTATAACTCGTTTTAAAACTTGAatccaatacattttttcgttattaaattgatttattaactcaatatctaattttttacatttttgaaggtctaccattttttttattgaattaaaatgttcttTGGATTGTTCATGAGCTTCCATTCTtacgttaatatttttccaatcaTCAAAACCCCTTTCAAATTGATGCACAAAT harbors:
- the LOC126553561 gene encoding zinc finger MYM-type protein 1-like codes for the protein MKTEPKLTTSLNVNTSAITESITDKVKSNPTNLIHLKFSNDPAHWVINSDLISYFSENIPIQNVDADLTVSARQFGTKTRYFRKEYFSRALGNVLKRVIAVIKFLSSRGLAFRGDSEIFGCPKNGNYLGCLELLSNFDPFLEEHIKKFGNPAHIDQLTIIIRYTTIGRGKVVERFLGFVPIEQHDGKYLFDVLNKMLNDNNIDISKCRSQSYDNASNMSGIYSGVQARFREINKLAEWVPCAAHSLNLVGSVTVECCTEAIKFFSVVQSIYTFLSASPQRWSIMLKNMKESVFVVKSLSETRWSARSDATKALSHNYEEIRQTLIDISLSETQPPTAVNEAKSLVKKLNRLETVLMSIIWNDILQQVNIVNKSLQTPGIEICTVVNLYNSLLSYFKNMRSAEEFDLFEEKAKIKVSGLSDYSELESRKRKHKVSVYDGSAIDAVDQMSAREKFKIQTFYVIIDKLIVEMEKRKKAYLRLDERFNFLTNDSLKDEEIKIKANNLVEAYKTDLESAFVNEFLIFKSFRESGMSVNEMLIKQINTKMVTSFPNNKQESHMEVEEDQEVRLISFE